The DNA segment ACTTGATGGCACTGATTATGTCATCGGAAATGCTGGACTCCGAGGGAGAAGACAATGCAGCACCGGTGACGCTGGGGGACATCGAAAATGACCCTGAATTATTTGAACAAGAATTTAAGAACTACAAACGAAACTACTACATGAGCAAGATGGGATACGCGGATTTCACTGAGTATGTTGTGTTGTATAGCAGGCCACTGCTCAGTACCGGCGTGCAGTATTaattcattccgttcttttgTTTCCAAACTTATAGGGAGGTGCGGGCAGAGCAGGCCGAATGCTACATTCGAGCCTTACAATGGACGCTCCATTACTATTACCGAGGCGTGGTATCATGGTCATGGTACTATCCTCATCATTATGCTCCGTTCATTAGTGATGTCGACAATTTTGCACATCTCAAGCTAGACTATGAGCTGGCGAGACCGTTTTTGCCGTTCCAGCAGTTGCTCAGTGTGCTGCCCGCAGCCAGCAAACAACATTTGCCGTCCGCGTACCACCAACTGATGACCGATCCCAACAGCTCGGTGTATGATTTTTACCCGGTCAATTTCGCCACAGATTTGAACGGCAAGCAGCAAGCGTGGGAAGCGGTCGTACTGATTCCATTCATCGACGAAAAGCGTCTGCTTAAGGCGATGGGTCCGTGTGATGCGTTTTTGACGGACGAGGAAAAGCAGCGGAACGTGCATGGACCCATGTTGAAGTATCAGTACGATACCAAGCAGCATGCACCCCTGGAGGCAAAGTATGGATTTGATCGCGTTGACGAGCTGCATGTGAAATGTAGCGAAATATGGCGAGACGATCTGCGCGTTGCAGAAAACAGACTAGTTTTAGGGCCATCGCAGGGCGCAGTGCTGCACGGGTATGCGAAAGGATTTCCCACCTTTGCACATTTGCCGTATCATGTGAGTAGCGTAAAAGTGTGAGTACATCGAGTAAGACCGAATTGTAATTATCACTGTTCTTATATCCAGGGCGAGTTGAAGGAATTACGGGTAAAGATTTTTAACTTTGCCAGTAAAAATGAAAGCATGGTTGTTGTGCTAGATACGCCCGACGGACAGCCATCAGACACTGCCGAGCTAGCCAAAGAGCTCCTAGGAAAGGTGGTACACGTTAGTTGGCCACACCTCATGGAAGCCATCGTGGTACGGGTGTCGGATCGATCTAAGACGTACGAACGTAACAGCGAACCGTTACCGACTGACGAACGATCATTCAACATGTGGTGTAGATCGATTATTGAGCAGTAAGTGTAAAGTGCAAAGTGCGCACACACGCAGTATGCCGATTTTGTCATGAAAATTCTATGTttccacagcaacaacaaccggCTCGCTATAAACGTGGGTACGATTAAACAGTTAGTGCACGTAAGGATCGCTGTAGGCACGGAGTATGTGCTAAAGGACAATGGTTTCGTGCTGAAGAAACTGTGGAACACCATCGATACGGCATATCCAGCTCAGGTAATTCATCGTATGATGTAATTGAATTCCGTCCATTAATGCAGTTCCTAACCTCCTAACTTTCAGACCATTATTCAAGACCTGCAAGATATTATGGCCAAGCAAAAACCGTACATTGAGATGGAGGAAATGTTCCCGCGAGAAAGCGTCGTGTTTTTACGTGCCACAGAATTTTACGGCAGTATGGGCAATGTGGTGGATGTATCGGGCTCCACGAAACGGGTGCAGGCACGTTTTCTTGTGTACGAGGAACCCGATCTGGGGCAGGTATATAACGTACATCGCCAGTCGCTACAGGGCTACCGGAATGCCAACGATACCGCGGCAATGCTCGGTATCTCGGTtggtttgctgctgcagttgaCAGGCTCAATATTGGTTGCACCCGGTGGGCATCGTGCGCTTAATGTGGACGAGAAGTCGTTGAATATCGGATTGCGCCTTCGAATGATATCGAAGGACGAGGAAGCGGTAGGCTACTGtcgaaaagtaaacaaaacatgGTTATTTTCCGACAAAACCGTGAAGCTGATGCAGCAATACATGGAACGAGCTCCCGGGCTCTTTGAAAAGCTTGATTGCTCTCGTAAAACGAACGTTCACTTTGAGACGGATCTGTTCGGCGAAGGGAACGAAGGGAAGCTGCAGGAGCTGTACGACTGGTTGAAGGTGCAGGAACACGTGAATTCCGAAAGGCGCAGCTGCGGAATCATACTGCTGGAAGAGAAAGCAATAGAAGCTCTAGCCGAAACCATCGACAAGTACCAAACATTGCATCAACCCAAGGTGCAGACGATGTTTGTCGACCCGAAAGAGCTGTATCGGCCGGGGATGAAAAATGCGAAAATGATCGATCCGTCGGCGCACTTTGAGTTGCTGGATCGTATAATTGTGGTGCAGGAAAAAGAAGATGTACCGGTAGGCGCACGAGGCACCATTATCGGGATACACCGCGTATCGGACCCCAATCCTGTGCGACGCGAAGCGATTGGACAGGAGGATACAAACTTTGAGGTGCTTTTCGATAAACCTTTCTACAAGGGCGTTGATATTTACAACATATCTAGTACCGAGAAGCGGGTGCTAAGACTATCGCAAAGTGTCATTATGAACATTTCCCACGGCAAAGCATCCGCTGGATATCGATACAAAGTGTCAGTGGACAGGAGCAATGCCGTACGAAAAGAAACGCCAGCAGCGACTGAAGGCAGAAGCGCAAACAAATCTATGGCAACGGCGGAATCGATTCAAAGGCGTGTAAATGAACGCATCGGTAAGCGTAGTAACGCAATGAACAATGTATCTCTCGCCGGTACATCGGCTACCCGGCCGACTGAGCAAAACGTCATGCAGCAGAAGGACGGCGACCAGCAGCGAAAAATCGAGTTCGAGCGCTTGTGGAGAAAGCTGAAGGAATCTCCAAAGGCTCCGGGCGAACTGTTTGATGCAATGGACATACAAAACATTGTGCAGGCTCCACCCGCGGAGAAAAGCTCCTGGCGCCGAAAACCCGAGGATGATGCTACTCTCCCGAAGAAGGATGGCGAACAATGGAATGGAGATAATATGACAGGATATTTGAAGCAAATGTTACGCATCGACGAAAAAGCTGGAAGCGAAAAGGCGAGCGAGAAAAGTGTAAACCCTGCAAGTATTGCCGTGCCCGCCCCAGCTAGTTTGCCGAAACCACCGATTCAGTGGCAAACGCAAGCCGCTTCAAAGAGTCCGGCAAAGGGACCGACAGCGGTTCCTTTGACGGAAGTAAAtgaaacaacgaaaaataacACTAACAACACAGCGAACCAATTTATTGCACAATATATGAAAACTCCACAGCCTCAAATGGCTTCCATGGCACAACC comes from the Anopheles coluzzii chromosome 2, AcolN3, whole genome shotgun sequence genome and includes:
- the LOC120952718 gene encoding 5'-3' exoribonuclease 1, giving the protein MGVPKFFRYMSERYPCLSELLRENQVPEFDNLYLDMNGIIHNCSHPNDADVHFRISEEMIFEGIFHYVEYLFKLIRPQQVFFIAVDGVAPRAKMNQQRGRRFRSAAEAQDLLEKAKAKGEEISSESPFDSNCITPGTSFMVRLQNALQHFIQVKIATDRLWKACTVILSGHETPGEGEHKIMEYIRHAKAQPGFNPNTRHCLYGLDADLIMLGLCTHERYFSLLREEVKFGKNDKKTSNLKEIRFYLLHLTLLSEYLELEFASVRDRLRFPFDIHKLIDDWILLVYLVGNDFIPHMPHLHINENALPTLYEAYMDVLPNMDGYINEAGILNLPRLQMLMRRLANFDRDMFLDRYTDLKYLEGKCGKNNLDAFDVDANEIIGASEMDKDLMALIMSSEMLDSEGEDNAAPVTLGDIENDPELFEQEFKNYKRNYYMSKMGYADFTEEVRAEQAECYIRALQWTLHYYYRGVVSWSWYYPHHYAPFISDVDNFAHLKLDYELARPFLPFQQLLSVLPAASKQHLPSAYHQLMTDPNSSVYDFYPVNFATDLNGKQQAWEAVVLIPFIDEKRLLKAMGPCDAFLTDEEKQRNVHGPMLKYQYDTKQHAPLEAKYGFDRVDELHVKCSEIWRDDLRVAENRLVLGPSQGAVLHGYAKGFPTFAHLPYHGELKELRVKIFNFASKNESMVVVLDTPDGQPSDTAELAKELLGKVVHVSWPHLMEAIVVRVSDRSKTYERNSEPLPTDERSFNMWCRSIIEHNNNRLAINVGTIKQLVHVRIAVGTEYVLKDNGFVLKKLWNTIDTAYPAQTIIQDLQDIMAKQKPYIEMEEMFPRESVVFLRATEFYGSMGNVVDVSGSTKRVQARFLVYEEPDLGQVYNVHRQSLQGYRNANDTAAMLGISVGLLLQLTGSILVAPGGHRALNVDEKSLNIGLRLRMISKDEEAVGYCRKVNKTWLFSDKTVKLMQQYMERAPGLFEKLDCSRKTNVHFETDLFGEGNEGKLQELYDWLKVQEHVNSERRSCGIILLEEKAIEALAETIDKYQTLHQPKVQTMFVDPKELYRPGMKNAKMIDPSAHFELLDRIIVVQEKEDVPVGARGTIIGIHRVSDPNPVRREAIGQEDTNFEVLFDKPFYKGVDIYNISSTEKRVLRLSQSVIMNISHGKASAGYRYKVSVDRSNAVRKETPAATEGRSANKSMATAESIQRRVNERIGKRSNAMNNVSLAGTSATRPTEQNVMQQKDGDQQRKIEFERLWRKLKESPKAPGELFDAMDIQNIVQAPPAEKSSWRRKPEDDATLPKKDGEQWNGDNMTGYLKQMLRIDEKAGSEKASEKSVNPASIAVPAPASLPKPPIQWQTQAASKSPAKGPTAVPLTEVNETTKNNTNNTANQFIAQYMKTPQPQMASMAQPMHLGFRPMLRPPTHTFDPRHPQPQFGPMIMQPVFMQTGTNMHQSMGAFQQPAMPPFPQNMPMRPPVPFPNRMENSVPFPPHGHGLNNAPAKMMVQQQQQQQQQQQQQHQQQHHQQKQQHQVQPHYPSNWGPKGPQHLSYNKNNPAGNGAFVPLQAMKKTAKGKSGGGSGSANYSNVSNVAAAASETLISQNVKNQPTPPSKTNGQTTGGFNEKNARRRQEVEQKQAEVKQGFATFLSQKSDTKQQKNKHNSNTSTAKKQSTVVTAVKDQDGQIEDTSVVKQAPSKSKPKTRIAARFGVASEG